From the genome of Brachyhypopomus gauderio isolate BG-103 chromosome 20, BGAUD_0.2, whole genome shotgun sequence, one region includes:
- the rims1b gene encoding regulating synaptic membrane exocytosis 1b isoform X21: MQRSLDEIHQKQHLSHSPTPYYSSSQEARSGDSDYDYSEESDLQPTLDRVRSASTTCLRPDTSFHSSERRSGSLDRPACPKANKKVVARDRIQPTSILRGSRWRTDALLQPFVPSGPAGSCPSSLRSLDRAHLHGGPFSPTGSPLSVRRGRQLPQLPAKSSSVEQALAVEERTRQFSHIRVSPHRPGTVSSAHDQQMELKNKREMYKRSCDNMSARSSDSDMSDVSAISRASSASRLSSGSYMSVQSERPHGHVSRHLRASMGRGMLKSMSGDITGTERTDGSQSDTALGTVGGGAKKRRSSLNARFVAIVGSRRSRSTSQISQTEASNKKSKGSGSIQRSQETGMAVELQRNMSRQPSRESNNGSMASYNSEGSPIFPAVRVETQFSDFLDGLGPAQLVGRQTLATPSVGDIQIGMVNKKGQLEVEVIRARGLVQKPGSKSLPAPYVKVYLLHNGAYVAKKKTKIARKTLDPLYQQTLQFEESPQGKVLQVIVWGDYGRMDHKSFMGVAQILLEELDLASNVIGWYKLFPPSSLVDPTLASLTRRASQSSLDGSPGPGAVRS, translated from the exons ATGCAGAG GAGTCTGGATGAAATTCACCAGAAGCAGCACTTGTCCCACTCCCCCACACCCTACTACAGCTCCTCACAGGAAGCACGTTCTGGAGACTCGGACTACGACTACTCTGAGGAGAG TGATCTTCAGCCAACATTGGACCGAGTCAGGAGTGCCAGTACCACCTGCTTGAGGCCAGACACCAGTTTCCACTCTTCTGAAAG GAGGTCAGGCAGTTTGGACAGGCCTGCCTGTCCAAAAGCGAATAAGAAAGTTGTGGCCCGTGACAG GATCCAGCCCACCTCCATCCTGCGGGGCAGCAGGTGGAGGACAGATGCGCTACTCCAACCCTTTGTTCCCAGTGGCCCGGCGGGCTCCTGCCCCAGCTCCCTGCGCTCTCTGGACAG GGCACATCTGCACGGTGGCCCTTTCTCTCCCACGGGGTCTCCCTTGTCTGTACGCAGGGGCAGACAGTTACCCCAGCTCCCTGCGAAGAGCAGCAGTGTAGAGCAAG cTCTAGCTGTAGAGGAGCGGACTCGTCAGTTCAGTCATATCCGAGTCTCCCCTCATCGTCCGGGCACCGTCAGCTCGGCCCACGACCAACAGATGGAGCTGAAGAACAAGAGAGAG ATGTATAAGCGGAGCTGTGACAACATGTCAGCGAGGTCGTCGGACAGCGACATGAGTGACGTGTCGGCCATTTCACGGGCCAGCAGCGCATCCCGTCTCAGCAGTGGCAGCTACATGTCCGTTCAGTCGGAGCGGCCACACGGACACGTCAG CCGGCATTTGCGGGCGTCGATGGGCCGGGGTATGCTGAAGAGCATGAGCGGTGACATCACTGGGACAGAGCGCACGGACGGCAGCCAATCAGACACGGCGCTGGGCACGGTGGGCGGCGGCGCCAAGAAGAGACGTTCCAGCCTGAACGCCCGCTTCGTGGCCATCGTGGGCAGCCGACGCAGCCGCAGCACGTCTCAGATCAGCCAGACAG AGGCGTCCAATAAGAAGTCAAAGGGAAGCGGGTCGATCCAGCGGAGCCAAGAAACGGGGATGGCCGTGGAGCTGCAGCGCAACATGAGCAGACAGCCCAGCCGCGAGTCCAACAACGGCAGCATGGCCAGCTACAACTCTGAGGGAAG TCCGATCTTCCCAGCTGTGAGAGTGGAGACTCAGTTCAGCGACTTCCTGGACGGACTTGGTCCCGCCCAGCTGGTTGGCCGACAAACCTTGGCCACGCCCTCTGTCG GAGACATTCAGATTGGTATGGTGAACAAGAAAGGCCAGCTAGAGGTGGAGGTGATCCGCGCCCGGGGACTGGTTCAGAAACCCGGCTCAAAATCGCTTCCTG CTCCCTATGTTAAGGTGTATCTGCTGCACAACGGGGCATATGTAGCCAAAAAGAAGACCAAGATTGCACGGAAAACACTCGACCCCCTGTATCAGCAAACCCTGCAGTTTGAAGAGAGTCCACAGGGTAAAGTGTTGCAG GTAATTGTCTGGGGAGACTATGGGCGAATGGACCACAAATCGTTCATGGGAGTAGCACAGATCCTATTGGAGGAGCTGGACCTGGCCagcaatgtgattggctggtaCAAACTTTTTCCACCCTCCTCCTTAGTGGACCCTACGCTTGCCTCATTGACTCGACGTGCTTCCCAGTCGTCTCTGGATGGTTCCCCGGGTCCAGGGGCAGTTCGGTCATAG
- the rims1b gene encoding regulating synaptic membrane exocytosis 1b isoform X2, producing the protein MSASVGPQGGPRPPTAPASMPDIPDLSHLTEEERTIIMAVMARQKEEEEKEQAMLKTLHQQFESYKKQVERIGVETKQPQTSHKDDAPTCGICHKTKFADGCGHLCSYCQTKFCARCGGRVALRSNNVMWVCNLCRKQQEILIKSGEWFSSGPRPRPLSLGAPATRPEADVERKPRPRSQIPVVTNFSAPNDPQAPSSGPAERVRAAGTMPASRARSEPPREKRRPVSLHEQNGKVVIRGDRRLGPGRQPSQAAEDQAPGGRWDARRLEKGHSHEYIHHKNDPAHSDQRRRQEEEERERQRREEEYQTRYRSDPNLARYPVKPQKEEQEMRMHAKVSKMRQERHHSDLAINEVGLAQDGGDAPGNRLGRRSAAGEDGKTLLENHRAYSIDRTVGGSGSGGHGHLHKPRMGPTGPPDLRDGQDWSSKGHLEPKSVTLLHKTKREKAAESFRKDSSLSSDQSECLRPPPPRAYRPKRGLNKRQMSISSSEEEGGSTPEYTSCEDVEIESMSEKGEWDCHPLDPTVWHHPVTWQPSKEGDHLIGRITLSKRSAMPQEAGSLLGLKVVGGKMTETGRLGAFITKVKKGSLADVVGHLRAGDEVLQWNGKALPGATKKEVYNIILESQSAPQVEIVVSRPIGDTPRIPEKSHPPLESTGSSSIDESQKMDRPSISVMSPTSPGILRDLPQVLPGQLSVKLWYDKVGHQLIVNVLQAIDLPTRPDGRPRNAYVKMYFLPDRSDKSKRRTKTVKKSTEPKWNQTFLYSHVHRRDFRERMLEITVWDQPRAQEEESDFLGEILIELETALLDDQAHWYKLQSHDVSSLPLPQPSPCLPRRHVHGDSPSKKLQRSHRIIETDYDDAITIVSQAAERSSRERERSSTLAVPERQAALQHRSRSVSPHREDQCRARSRPAHVPMQRSLDEIHQKQHLSHSPTPYYSSSQEARSGDSDYDYSEESEVLEVHRSIRGGSAECLHTNRTLGRHSNTLPPKMPLLVNGIHKDIYSDLQPTLDRVRSASTTCLRPDTSFHSSERRSGSLDRPACPKANKKVVARDRIQPTSILRGSRWRTDALLQPFVPSGPAGSCPSSLRSLDRAHLHGGPFSPTGSPLSVRRGRQLPQLPAKSSSVEQALAVEERTRQFSHIRVSPHRPGTVSSAHDQQMELKNKREMYKRSCDNMSARSSDSDMSDVSAISRASSASRLSSGSYMSVQSERPHGHVSRHLRASMGRGMLKSMSGDITGTERTDGSQSDTALGTVGGGAKKRRSSLNARFVAIVGSRRSRSTSQISQTEASNKKSKGSGSIQRSQETGMAVELQRNMSRQPSRESNNGSMASYNSEGSPIFPAVRVETQFSDFLDGLGPAQLVGRQTLATPSVGDIQIGMVNKKGQLEVEVIRARGLVQKPGSKSLPAPYVKVYLLHNGAYVAKKKTKIARKTLDPLYQQTLQFEESPQGKVLQVIVWGDYGRMDHKSFMGVAQILLEELDLASNVIGWYKLFPPSSLVDPTLASLTRRASQSSLDGSPGPGAVRS; encoded by the exons AGTTCGAGAGCTATAAGAAGCAGGTGGAGCGGATTGGGGTGGAGACCAAACAGCCCCAGACCTCCCACAAGGACGATGCCCCCACCTGCGGGATCTGCCACAAGACCAAGTTCGCCGACGGCTGCGGGCACCTCTGCTCCTACTGCCAGACCAAGTTCTGCGCCCGCTGCGGGGGACGGGTGGCTCTGCGCTCCAACAAC GTGATGTGGGTATGCAACCTGTGCAGAAAGCAGCAGGAGATCCTCATTAAGTCGGGGGAATGGTTCTCATCAGGCCCCAGACCCAGGCCACTCAGCCTGGGCGCCCCTGCCACCCGTCCTGAGGCCGACGTGGAGAGGAAGCCACGTCCTAGGTCACAGATCCCTGTCGTCACCAACTTCTCTGCTCCCAACGACCCCCAGGCACCCAGCAGTGGGCCTGCTGAACGGGTCAGGGCAGCGGGCACCATGCCGGCCTCACGAGCCCGCAGTGAACCTCCACGAGAGAA GAGGAGGCCAGTGTCTCTACATGAACAGAATGGCAAGGTTGTCATCCGAGGTGACAGAAGGTTGGGGCCAGGCAGGCAACCTTCTCAGGCTGCAGAAGACCAAGCGCCAGGGGGGAGATGGGATGCCAGACGTCTTGAGAAAGGCCATTCACACGAGTACATCCACCATAAGAATGACCCAGCCCACTCCGACCAGAGGAGGaggcaggaggaagaggagcgggaGCGCCAGCGGCGGGAGGAAGAGTACCAGACGCGCTACCGCAGCGACCCGAACTTGGCGCGCTACCCCGTCAAGCCTCAAAAGGAGGAACAAGAGATGCGCATGCACGCCAAAGTTTCTAAAATGAGGCAGGAGCGTCACCACAGCGACCTGGCCATCAACGAGGTGGGCCTAGCTCAAGATGGAGGCGACGCTCCAGGGAACAGACTGGGTAGGAGATCAGCAGCTGGTGAAGACGGCAAGACACTTTTAGAAAACCACCGGGCTTACTCTATAGACAGGACCGTGGGGGGCAGTGGCAGTGGGGGACATGGACACCTTCACAAGCCTCGCATGGGCCCCACAGGCCCTCCAGACCTCAGGGACGGACAGGACTGGAGCTCCAAGGGCCACCTGGAGCCCAAGTCAGTGACTTTACTGCACAAGACCAAGCGGGAGAAGGCGGCCGAGAGCTTCCGGAAGGACTCCTCCCTCAGCTCTGACCAGTCAGAGTGTCTACGACCCCCTCCTCCGAGGGCTTACAGGCCCAAGCGAGGTCTCAACAAGAGGCAGATGTCCATTAGCAGCTCAGAGGAGGAGGGCGGCTCTACACCCGAGTACACCAGCtgtgaagatgttgagattgaAAGCATGAGCGAGAAAG GTGAATGGGACTGCCATCCTCTGGACCCCACTGTGTGGCAT CATCCAGTCACCTGGCAGCCATCCAAAGAGGGTGATCACCTGATCGGCCGCATCACCCTGAGCAAGCGCTCGGCTATGCCCCAAGAAGCAGGCTCCCTGCTGGGATTAAAG GTGGTTGGCGGGAAAatgacagagacagggagactggGAGCTTTCATCACCAAAGTGAAGAAAGGAAGCCTAGCAGACGTTGTTGGCCACTTACGAGCAG GTGATGAGGTGCTGCAGTGGAATGGGAAGGCATTGCCTGGAGCCACCAAGAAAGAAGTGTACAACATCATTTTAGAGTCACAGTCTGCGCCTCAAGTTGAAATCGTTGTTTCAAGACCAATTGG AGACACACCAAGAATTCCTGAGAAGTCACATCCTCCTCTCGAATCTA CTGGATCCAGTTCTATAGATGAGTCTCAGAAGATGGACCGTCCTTCCATCTCTGTAATGTCCCCAACGAGTCCCGGAATATTGCGAGACCTTCCTCAGGTCCTACCTGGTCAACTTTCT GTGAAATTGTGGTATGACAAGGTTGGCCATCAGCTTATTGTCAACGTCTTACAAGCCATAGACCTGCCCACCCGCCCAGACGGCCGACCACGGAACGCTTACGTTAAAATGTACTTCCTTCCTGACAGGAG TGACAAGAGCAAACGGAGGACTAAGACAGTGAAGAAGAGCACGGAACCCAAGTGGAACCAGACGTTCCTGTACTCACACGTCCACCGCCGGGACTTCAGAGAGCGCATGCTGGAGATCACCGTCTGGGACCAGCCCCGGGCACAAGAGGAGGAAAGTGACTTCcttggagag ATCCTGATCGAGCTGGAGACGGCCCTGCTGGACGACCAGGCACACTGGTACAAGCTGCAGTCCCACGACGTCTCCTCGCTGCCCCTGCCTCAGCCGTCCCCCTGTCTGCCCCGCAGACATGTGCACGGAGACAGCCCCAGCAAGAAGCTCCAGA GATCTCACCGCATCATTGAGACTGATTATGATGATGCAATTACGATAGTCTCCCAAG CGGCAGAGCGGAGctccagggagagggagaggagcagCACCCTGGCGGTGCCTGAGAGGCAGGCGGCTCTACAGCACCGCTCACGTTCCGTCTCACCACACCGGGAGGACCAGTGCAGAGCCCGCTCACGCCCGGCACACGTGCCCATGCAGAG GAGTCTGGATGAAATTCACCAGAAGCAGCACTTGTCCCACTCCCCCACACCCTACTACAGCTCCTCACAGGAAGCACGTTCTGGAGACTCGGACTACGACTACTCTGAGGAGAG TGAGGTTCTGGAGGTGCACAGGTCAATCCGGGGTGGGAGTGCTGAGTGCCTGCACACaaacag GACCCTAGGTAGGCACTCTAATACCTTACCCCCAAAGATGCCCTTGTTAGTGAACGGCATTCACAAAGACATATACAG TGATCTTCAGCCAACATTGGACCGAGTCAGGAGTGCCAGTACCACCTGCTTGAGGCCAGACACCAGTTTCCACTCTTCTGAAAG GAGGTCAGGCAGTTTGGACAGGCCTGCCTGTCCAAAAGCGAATAAGAAAGTTGTGGCCCGTGACAG GATCCAGCCCACCTCCATCCTGCGGGGCAGCAGGTGGAGGACAGATGCGCTACTCCAACCCTTTGTTCCCAGTGGCCCGGCGGGCTCCTGCCCCAGCTCCCTGCGCTCTCTGGACAG GGCACATCTGCACGGTGGCCCTTTCTCTCCCACGGGGTCTCCCTTGTCTGTACGCAGGGGCAGACAGTTACCCCAGCTCCCTGCGAAGAGCAGCAGTGTAGAGCAAG cTCTAGCTGTAGAGGAGCGGACTCGTCAGTTCAGTCATATCCGAGTCTCCCCTCATCGTCCGGGCACCGTCAGCTCGGCCCACGACCAACAGATGGAGCTGAAGAACAAGAGAGAG ATGTATAAGCGGAGCTGTGACAACATGTCAGCGAGGTCGTCGGACAGCGACATGAGTGACGTGTCGGCCATTTCACGGGCCAGCAGCGCATCCCGTCTCAGCAGTGGCAGCTACATGTCCGTTCAGTCGGAGCGGCCACACGGACACGTCAG CCGGCATTTGCGGGCGTCGATGGGCCGGGGTATGCTGAAGAGCATGAGCGGTGACATCACTGGGACAGAGCGCACGGACGGCAGCCAATCAGACACGGCGCTGGGCACGGTGGGCGGCGGCGCCAAGAAGAGACGTTCCAGCCTGAACGCCCGCTTCGTGGCCATCGTGGGCAGCCGACGCAGCCGCAGCACGTCTCAGATCAGCCAGACAG AGGCGTCCAATAAGAAGTCAAAGGGAAGCGGGTCGATCCAGCGGAGCCAAGAAACGGGGATGGCCGTGGAGCTGCAGCGCAACATGAGCAGACAGCCCAGCCGCGAGTCCAACAACGGCAGCATGGCCAGCTACAACTCTGAGGGAAG TCCGATCTTCCCAGCTGTGAGAGTGGAGACTCAGTTCAGCGACTTCCTGGACGGACTTGGTCCCGCCCAGCTGGTTGGCCGACAAACCTTGGCCACGCCCTCTGTCG GAGACATTCAGATTGGTATGGTGAACAAGAAAGGCCAGCTAGAGGTGGAGGTGATCCGCGCCCGGGGACTGGTTCAGAAACCCGGCTCAAAATCGCTTCCTG CTCCCTATGTTAAGGTGTATCTGCTGCACAACGGGGCATATGTAGCCAAAAAGAAGACCAAGATTGCACGGAAAACACTCGACCCCCTGTATCAGCAAACCCTGCAGTTTGAAGAGAGTCCACAGGGTAAAGTGTTGCAG GTAATTGTCTGGGGAGACTATGGGCGAATGGACCACAAATCGTTCATGGGAGTAGCACAGATCCTATTGGAGGAGCTGGACCTGGCCagcaatgtgattggctggtaCAAACTTTTTCCACCCTCCTCCTTAGTGGACCCTACGCTTGCCTCATTGACTCGACGTGCTTCCCAGTCGTCTCTGGATGGTTCCCCGGGTCCAGGGGCAGTTCGGTCATAG
- the rims1b gene encoding regulating synaptic membrane exocytosis 1b isoform X7 yields the protein MAVRYKNRTLHQQFESYKKQVERIGVETKQPQTSHKDDAPTCGICHKTKFADGCGHLCSYCQTKFCARCGGRVALRSNNCLIGKDRVMWVCNLCRKQQEILIKSGEWFSSGPRPRPLSLGAPATRPEADVERKPRPRSQIPVVTNFSAPNDPQAPSSGPAERVRAAGTMPASRARSEPPREKRRPVSLHEQNGKVVIRGDRRLGPGRQPSQAAEDQAPGGRWDARRLEKGHSHEYIHHKNDPAHSDQRRRQEEEERERQRREEEYQTRYRSDPNLARYPVKPQKEEQEMRMHAKVSKMRQERHHSDLAINEVGLAQDGGDAPGNRLGRRSAAGEDGKTLLENHRAYSIDRTVGGSGSGGHGHLHKPRMGPTGPPDLRDGQDWSSKGHLEPKSVTLLHKTKREKAAESFRKDSSLSSDQSECLRPPPPRAYRPKRGLNKRQMSISSSEEEGGSTPEYTSCEDVEIESMSEKGEWDCHPLDPTVWHHPVTWQPSKEGDHLIGRITLSKRSAMPQEAGSLLGLKVVGGKMTETGRLGAFITKVKKGSLADVVGHLRAGDEVLQWNGKALPGATKKEVYNIILESQSAPQVEIVVSRPIGDTPRIPEKSHPPLESTGSSSIDESQKMDRPSISVMSPTSPGILRDLPQVLPGQLSVKLWYDKVGHQLIVNVLQAIDLPTRPDGRPRNAYVKMYFLPDRSDKSKRRTKTVKKSTEPKWNQTFLYSHVHRRDFRERMLEITVWDQPRAQEEESDFLGEILIELETALLDDQAHWYKLQSHDVSSLPLPQPSPCLPRRHVHGDSPSKKLQRSHRIIETDYDDAITIVSQAAERSSRERERSSTLAVPERQAALQHRSRSVSPHREDQCRARSRPAHVPMQRSLDEIHQKQHLSHSPTPYYSSSQEARSGDSDYDYSEESEVLEVHRSIRGGSAECLHTNRTLGRHSNTLPPKMPLLVNGIHKDIYSDLQPTLDRVRSASTTCLRPDTSFHSSERRSGSLDRPACPKANKKVVARDRIQPTSILRGSRWRTDALLQPFVPSGPAGSCPSSLRSLDRAHLHGGPFSPTGSPLSVRRGRQLPQLPAKSSSVEQALAVEERTRQFSHIRVSPHRPGTVSSAHDQQMELKNKREMYKRSCDNMSARSSDSDMSDVSAISRASSASRLSSGSYMSVQSERPHGHVSRHLRASMGRGMLKSMSGDITGTERTDGSQSDTALGTVGGGAKKRRSSLNARFVAIVGSRRSRSTSQISQTEASNKKSKGSGSIQRSQETGMAVELQRNMSRQPSRESNNGSMASYNSEGSPIFPAVRVETQFSDFLDGLGPAQLVGRQTLATPSVGDIQIGMVNKKGQLEVEVIRARGLVQKPGSKSLPAPYVKVYLLHNGAYVAKKKTKIARKTLDPLYQQTLQFEESPQGKVLQVIVWGDYGRMDHKSFMGVAQILLEELDLASNVIGWYKLFPPSSLVDPTLASLTRRASQSSLDGSPGPGAVRS from the exons AGTTCGAGAGCTATAAGAAGCAGGTGGAGCGGATTGGGGTGGAGACCAAACAGCCCCAGACCTCCCACAAGGACGATGCCCCCACCTGCGGGATCTGCCACAAGACCAAGTTCGCCGACGGCTGCGGGCACCTCTGCTCCTACTGCCAGACCAAGTTCTGCGCCCGCTGCGGGGGACGGGTGGCTCTGCGCTCCAACAAC TGTCTCATAGGGAAGGACAGG GTGATGTGGGTATGCAACCTGTGCAGAAAGCAGCAGGAGATCCTCATTAAGTCGGGGGAATGGTTCTCATCAGGCCCCAGACCCAGGCCACTCAGCCTGGGCGCCCCTGCCACCCGTCCTGAGGCCGACGTGGAGAGGAAGCCACGTCCTAGGTCACAGATCCCTGTCGTCACCAACTTCTCTGCTCCCAACGACCCCCAGGCACCCAGCAGTGGGCCTGCTGAACGGGTCAGGGCAGCGGGCACCATGCCGGCCTCACGAGCCCGCAGTGAACCTCCACGAGAGAA GAGGAGGCCAGTGTCTCTACATGAACAGAATGGCAAGGTTGTCATCCGAGGTGACAGAAGGTTGGGGCCAGGCAGGCAACCTTCTCAGGCTGCAGAAGACCAAGCGCCAGGGGGGAGATGGGATGCCAGACGTCTTGAGAAAGGCCATTCACACGAGTACATCCACCATAAGAATGACCCAGCCCACTCCGACCAGAGGAGGaggcaggaggaagaggagcgggaGCGCCAGCGGCGGGAGGAAGAGTACCAGACGCGCTACCGCAGCGACCCGAACTTGGCGCGCTACCCCGTCAAGCCTCAAAAGGAGGAACAAGAGATGCGCATGCACGCCAAAGTTTCTAAAATGAGGCAGGAGCGTCACCACAGCGACCTGGCCATCAACGAGGTGGGCCTAGCTCAAGATGGAGGCGACGCTCCAGGGAACAGACTGGGTAGGAGATCAGCAGCTGGTGAAGACGGCAAGACACTTTTAGAAAACCACCGGGCTTACTCTATAGACAGGACCGTGGGGGGCAGTGGCAGTGGGGGACATGGACACCTTCACAAGCCTCGCATGGGCCCCACAGGCCCTCCAGACCTCAGGGACGGACAGGACTGGAGCTCCAAGGGCCACCTGGAGCCCAAGTCAGTGACTTTACTGCACAAGACCAAGCGGGAGAAGGCGGCCGAGAGCTTCCGGAAGGACTCCTCCCTCAGCTCTGACCAGTCAGAGTGTCTACGACCCCCTCCTCCGAGGGCTTACAGGCCCAAGCGAGGTCTCAACAAGAGGCAGATGTCCATTAGCAGCTCAGAGGAGGAGGGCGGCTCTACACCCGAGTACACCAGCtgtgaagatgttgagattgaAAGCATGAGCGAGAAAG GTGAATGGGACTGCCATCCTCTGGACCCCACTGTGTGGCAT CATCCAGTCACCTGGCAGCCATCCAAAGAGGGTGATCACCTGATCGGCCGCATCACCCTGAGCAAGCGCTCGGCTATGCCCCAAGAAGCAGGCTCCCTGCTGGGATTAAAG GTGGTTGGCGGGAAAatgacagagacagggagactggGAGCTTTCATCACCAAAGTGAAGAAAGGAAGCCTAGCAGACGTTGTTGGCCACTTACGAGCAG GTGATGAGGTGCTGCAGTGGAATGGGAAGGCATTGCCTGGAGCCACCAAGAAAGAAGTGTACAACATCATTTTAGAGTCACAGTCTGCGCCTCAAGTTGAAATCGTTGTTTCAAGACCAATTGG AGACACACCAAGAATTCCTGAGAAGTCACATCCTCCTCTCGAATCTA CTGGATCCAGTTCTATAGATGAGTCTCAGAAGATGGACCGTCCTTCCATCTCTGTAATGTCCCCAACGAGTCCCGGAATATTGCGAGACCTTCCTCAGGTCCTACCTGGTCAACTTTCT GTGAAATTGTGGTATGACAAGGTTGGCCATCAGCTTATTGTCAACGTCTTACAAGCCATAGACCTGCCCACCCGCCCAGACGGCCGACCACGGAACGCTTACGTTAAAATGTACTTCCTTCCTGACAGGAG TGACAAGAGCAAACGGAGGACTAAGACAGTGAAGAAGAGCACGGAACCCAAGTGGAACCAGACGTTCCTGTACTCACACGTCCACCGCCGGGACTTCAGAGAGCGCATGCTGGAGATCACCGTCTGGGACCAGCCCCGGGCACAAGAGGAGGAAAGTGACTTCcttggagag ATCCTGATCGAGCTGGAGACGGCCCTGCTGGACGACCAGGCACACTGGTACAAGCTGCAGTCCCACGACGTCTCCTCGCTGCCCCTGCCTCAGCCGTCCCCCTGTCTGCCCCGCAGACATGTGCACGGAGACAGCCCCAGCAAGAAGCTCCAGA GATCTCACCGCATCATTGAGACTGATTATGATGATGCAATTACGATAGTCTCCCAAG CGGCAGAGCGGAGctccagggagagggagaggagcagCACCCTGGCGGTGCCTGAGAGGCAGGCGGCTCTACAGCACCGCTCACGTTCCGTCTCACCACACCGGGAGGACCAGTGCAGAGCCCGCTCACGCCCGGCACACGTGCCCATGCAGAG GAGTCTGGATGAAATTCACCAGAAGCAGCACTTGTCCCACTCCCCCACACCCTACTACAGCTCCTCACAGGAAGCACGTTCTGGAGACTCGGACTACGACTACTCTGAGGAGAG TGAGGTTCTGGAGGTGCACAGGTCAATCCGGGGTGGGAGTGCTGAGTGCCTGCACACaaacag GACCCTAGGTAGGCACTCTAATACCTTACCCCCAAAGATGCCCTTGTTAGTGAACGGCATTCACAAAGACATATACAG TGATCTTCAGCCAACATTGGACCGAGTCAGGAGTGCCAGTACCACCTGCTTGAGGCCAGACACCAGTTTCCACTCTTCTGAAAG GAGGTCAGGCAGTTTGGACAGGCCTGCCTGTCCAAAAGCGAATAAGAAAGTTGTGGCCCGTGACAG GATCCAGCCCACCTCCATCCTGCGGGGCAGCAGGTGGAGGACAGATGCGCTACTCCAACCCTTTGTTCCCAGTGGCCCGGCGGGCTCCTGCCCCAGCTCCCTGCGCTCTCTGGACAG GGCACATCTGCACGGTGGCCCTTTCTCTCCCACGGGGTCTCCCTTGTCTGTACGCAGGGGCAGACAGTTACCCCAGCTCCCTGCGAAGAGCAGCAGTGTAGAGCAAG cTCTAGCTGTAGAGGAGCGGACTCGTCAGTTCAGTCATATCCGAGTCTCCCCTCATCGTCCGGGCACCGTCAGCTCGGCCCACGACCAACAGATGGAGCTGAAGAACAAGAGAGAG ATGTATAAGCGGAGCTGTGACAACATGTCAGCGAGGTCGTCGGACAGCGACATGAGTGACGTGTCGGCCATTTCACGGGCCAGCAGCGCATCCCGTCTCAGCAGTGGCAGCTACATGTCCGTTCAGTCGGAGCGGCCACACGGACACGTCAG CCGGCATTTGCGGGCGTCGATGGGCCGGGGTATGCTGAAGAGCATGAGCGGTGACATCACTGGGACAGAGCGCACGGACGGCAGCCAATCAGACACGGCGCTGGGCACGGTGGGCGGCGGCGCCAAGAAGAGACGTTCCAGCCTGAACGCCCGCTTCGTGGCCATCGTGGGCAGCCGACGCAGCCGCAGCACGTCTCAGATCAGCCAGACAG AGGCGTCCAATAAGAAGTCAAAGGGAAGCGGGTCGATCCAGCGGAGCCAAGAAACGGGGATGGCCGTGGAGCTGCAGCGCAACATGAGCAGACAGCCCAGCCGCGAGTCCAACAACGGCAGCATGGCCAGCTACAACTCTGAGGGAAG TCCGATCTTCCCAGCTGTGAGAGTGGAGACTCAGTTCAGCGACTTCCTGGACGGACTTGGTCCCGCCCAGCTGGTTGGCCGACAAACCTTGGCCACGCCCTCTGTCG GAGACATTCAGATTGGTATGGTGAACAAGAAAGGCCAGCTAGAGGTGGAGGTGATCCGCGCCCGGGGACTGGTTCAGAAACCCGGCTCAAAATCGCTTCCTG CTCCCTATGTTAAGGTGTATCTGCTGCACAACGGGGCATATGTAGCCAAAAAGAAGACCAAGATTGCACGGAAAACACTCGACCCCCTGTATCAGCAAACCCTGCAGTTTGAAGAGAGTCCACAGGGTAAAGTGTTGCAG GTAATTGTCTGGGGAGACTATGGGCGAATGGACCACAAATCGTTCATGGGAGTAGCACAGATCCTATTGGAGGAGCTGGACCTGGCCagcaatgtgattggctggtaCAAACTTTTTCCACCCTCCTCCTTAGTGGACCCTACGCTTGCCTCATTGACTCGACGTGCTTCCCAGTCGTCTCTGGATGGTTCCCCGGGTCCAGGGGCAGTTCGGTCATAG